The proteins below come from a single Triticum aestivum cultivar Chinese Spring chromosome 5D, IWGSC CS RefSeq v2.1, whole genome shotgun sequence genomic window:
- the LOC123122301 gene encoding 60S ribosomal protein L36a has translation MVNVPKTKKTYCKNKECKKHTLHKVTQYKKGKDSLSAQGKRRYDRKQSGYGGQTKPVFHKKAKTTKKIVLKLQCQSCKHYSQRAIKRCKHFEIGGDKKGKGTSLF, from the exons ATG GTGAACGTTCCGAAAACCAAGAAGACCTACTGCAAGAACAAGGAGTGCAAGAAGCACACCCTCCACAAGGTCACACAATATAAGAAGGGAAAGGACAGTCTTTCTGCTCAGGGGAAGCGTCGTTATGACCGCAAGCAGTCAGGATATGGTGGCCAGACAAAGCCTGTTTTCCACAAGAAG GCCAAGACAACAAAGAAGATTGTGCTGAAGCTGCAGTGCCAGAGCTGCAAGCATTACTCACAGCGCGCTATCAAG AGGTGCAAGCACTTTGAAATCGGTGGagacaagaagggcaagggaacctCTCTCTTCTAA